From Vibrio splendidus, a single genomic window includes:
- the gspL gene encoding type II secretion system protein GspL produces MSEFLTVRLSSEPQSPVQWLVWSTSQQEVIASGELSSWEQLDELTPYAEKRSCIALLPGSECLIKRVEIPKGAARQFDSMLPFLLEDEVAQDIEDLHLTILDKDATHATVCGVDREWLKQALNLFREANIIFRKVLPDTLAVPFEEQGISALQIDQHWLLRQGHSQRQGNYQAVSISEAWLPMFLQSDWIGANEEEQATTIFSYTAMPSDDVQQQSGLEWQAKPAELVMSLLSQQAITSGVNLLTGTFKTKSSFSKYWRVWQKVAIAACLLVAVIVTQQVLKVQQYEAQAEAYRAESERIFRAVLPGKQRIPTISYLKRQMNDEAKKYGGSGEGDSLLGWLALLPETLGQVKSIEVESIRYDGNRSEVRLQAKSSDFQHFETARVKLEEKFVVEQGPLNRNGDAVFGSFTLKPHQ; encoded by the coding sequence GTGAGCGAGTTTCTGACCGTTCGACTGAGTAGCGAACCACAAAGCCCTGTGCAGTGGTTAGTTTGGTCGACAAGCCAACAAGAAGTGATAGCAAGCGGTGAACTGTCTAGCTGGGAACAGCTTGACGAGTTAACGCCTTACGCTGAAAAGCGCAGCTGTATCGCTTTATTGCCGGGAAGTGAATGCTTAATTAAGCGTGTTGAGATCCCGAAAGGTGCTGCTCGCCAGTTTGATTCTATGCTGCCGTTCTTATTAGAAGACGAAGTCGCACAAGATATCGAAGACTTACACCTGACCATTTTGGATAAAGATGCCACTCACGCTACCGTGTGTGGTGTGGATCGTGAATGGTTAAAACAAGCTTTAAACCTGTTTCGCGAAGCCAATATAATCTTCCGTAAGGTGCTACCAGATACACTCGCCGTGCCTTTTGAAGAACAAGGCATCAGTGCATTACAGATCGACCAACATTGGTTATTGCGCCAAGGTCACTCTCAACGTCAAGGTAACTATCAAGCCGTATCAATCAGCGAAGCATGGCTACCGATGTTCTTGCAAAGTGATTGGATTGGCGCCAATGAGGAAGAGCAAGCGACGACTATCTTCAGCTATACCGCGATGCCGAGCGACGACGTTCAACAGCAAAGCGGTCTCGAGTGGCAAGCAAAGCCTGCTGAATTGGTGATGTCTTTATTGAGTCAGCAAGCGATCACAAGCGGCGTAAATTTACTGACTGGCACCTTTAAAACCAAATCTTCATTCAGTAAATATTGGCGTGTTTGGCAGAAAGTGGCGATTGCTGCTTGTTTGCTGGTGGCCGTGATTGTGACTCAACAAGTGTTGAAGGTTCAGCAGTATGAAGCGCAAGCCGAAGCTTACAGAGCCGAAAGTGAACGTATTTTTAGAGCGGTGCTACCTGGCAAACAACGCATTCCGACAATAAGCTACCTTAAGCGTCAGATGAATGATGAAGCTAAGAAATACGGTGGCTCAGGCGAGGGGGACTCCTTACTCGGTTGGCTAGCATTGTTGCCTGAAACCTTAGGACAAGTGAAGTCGATCGAAGTTGAAAGCATTCGTTATGATGGTAACCGTTCTGAGGTTCGACTTCAGGCGAAAAGCTCTGACTTCCAACACTTTGAGACCGCAAGGGTGAAACTCGAAGAGAAGTTTGTCGTTGAGCAAGGGCCATTGAACCGTAATGGCGATGCCGTATTTGGCAGCTTTACTCTTAAACCCCATCAATAA
- the gspH gene encoding type II secretion system minor pseudopilin GspH gives MKTKQTQPGFTLIEILLVLVLLSVSAVAVISTIPTNSKDVAKKYAQSFYQRIQLLNEEAILSGLDFGVRVDEKKSTYVLMTLKSDGWQETEFEKIPSSTELPEELALSLTLGGGAWEDDDRLFNPGSLFDEDMFADLEEEKKPKPPQVYILSSAEMTPFVLSFYPNTGDTIQDGWRIRVLDNGEIRLLEPGEEDEEE, from the coding sequence GTGAAAACTAAGCAAACACAGCCAGGTTTCACCTTGATTGAGATTCTTTTGGTGTTGGTATTACTGTCAGTATCGGCGGTCGCGGTGATCTCGACCATCCCTACCAATAGCAAAGATGTTGCTAAAAAATACGCTCAAAGCTTTTATCAGCGAATTCAGCTACTCAATGAAGAGGCTATTTTGAGTGGCTTAGATTTTGGTGTTCGTGTTGATGAAAAAAAATCGACTTACGTTCTGATGACTTTGAAGTCTGATGGCTGGCAAGAAACTGAGTTCGAAAAGATCCCTTCTTCAACTGAATTACCGGAAGAACTGGCACTGTCGCTGACATTAGGTGGTGGCGCGTGGGAAGACGATGATCGTCTTTTTAATCCGGGAAGCTTATTTGATGAAGACATGTTTGCGGATCTGGAAGAGGAAAAGAAGCCCAAGCCACCACAGGTCTACATCTTGTCGAGTGCTGAAATGACGCCATTTGTATTGTCGTTTTACCCTAACACGGGTGACACAATACAAGATGGTTGGCGCATTCGAGTGTTGGATAATGGTGAGATTCGATTACTTGAGCCGGGAGAAGAAGATGAAGAAGAATAA
- the gspG gene encoding type II secretion system major pseudopilin GspG — translation MKNKMKKQSGFTLLEVMVVVVILGVLASFVVPNLLGNKEKADQQKAITDIVALENALDMYKLDNSVYPTTDQGLDGLVSKPSSPEPRNYRDGGYIKRLPNDPWGNEYQYLSPGDNGTIDIFTLGADGQEGGEGIAADIGNWNMQDFQ, via the coding sequence ATGAAAAATAAAATGAAGAAACAGTCAGGCTTTACCCTATTAGAAGTCATGGTTGTTGTCGTTATCCTTGGTGTTTTAGCAAGTTTTGTTGTGCCTAACCTGTTGGGCAACAAAGAGAAGGCGGATCAACAAAAAGCCATCACTGATATCGTGGCGCTAGAGAACGCGCTCGACATGTACAAACTGGATAACAGCGTTTATCCGACAACGGATCAAGGCCTTGATGGATTAGTTTCTAAGCCAAGCAGCCCAGAGCCTCGTAACTACCGTGACGGCGGTTACATCAAGCGTCTGCCTAACGACCCATGGGGTAACGAGTACCAATACCTAAGTCCTGGCGATAACGGCACAATTGATATCTTCACTCTTGGCGCTGATGGTCAAGAAGGTGGTGAAGGTATTGCTGCGGATATCGGCAACTGGAACATGCAGGACTTCCAATAA
- the gspK gene encoding type II secretion system minor pseudopilin GspK, producing MTRRTNKRIATRSALGRKQRGVALIIILMLLAIMATIAGSMSERLFTQFKRVGNQLNYQQAYWYSIGVEALVQDGIRQSYKDSDTVNLSQPWALEEQVYPLDYGQVKGRIVDAQACFNLNALAGVATTSSNQVPYLITVWQTLLENQDVEPYQAEVIANSTWEFVDADTRTTSSSGVEDSTYEAMKPSYLAANGLMADESELRAVYQVTGEVMNKVRPFVCALPTDDFRLNVNTLTEKQAPLLEAMFAPGLSESDAKQLIDKRPFDGWDTVDAFMAEPAIVGVSAEVSKKAKAYLTVDSAYFELDAEVLVEQSRVRIRTLFYSSNRETVTVVRRRFGGISERVSDRSTE from the coding sequence ATGACTCGTCGAACTAACAAGCGTATAGCAACAAGGTCAGCCTTGGGACGCAAACAGCGTGGTGTCGCGCTGATCATTATTTTGATGCTATTGGCGATCATGGCCACCATTGCTGGCAGCATGTCTGAACGTTTATTTACCCAATTTAAGCGTGTTGGTAATCAATTGAATTACCAACAGGCCTACTGGTATAGCATTGGTGTGGAAGCGCTTGTGCAAGACGGTATTAGGCAAAGTTACAAAGACAGTGATACCGTGAACCTAAGCCAACCATGGGCGTTAGAAGAGCAGGTATACCCATTGGATTATGGCCAAGTTAAGGGCCGCATTGTTGATGCTCAGGCATGTTTTAATCTTAATGCCTTAGCCGGAGTGGCGACCACTTCAAGTAACCAGGTTCCTTATTTAATCACGGTTTGGCAAACCTTATTGGAAAACCAAGACGTTGAGCCTTATCAGGCTGAGGTTATCGCAAATTCAACGTGGGAATTTGTTGATGCGGATACACGAACCACCTCTTCGTCTGGCGTAGAAGACAGCACCTATGAAGCGATGAAGCCCTCTTATTTAGCGGCGAATGGCTTAATGGCCGATGAATCGGAGCTACGAGCGGTTTATCAGGTCACTGGTGAAGTGATGAATAAGGTTCGCCCATTTGTTTGTGCTCTGCCAACCGATGATTTCCGTTTGAACGTGAATACACTCACGGAAAAGCAAGCGCCTTTATTGGAAGCGATGTTTGCGCCAGGCTTAAGTGAATCGGATGCCAAACAGCTGATAGATAAACGCCCATTTGATGGTTGGGATACGGTAGATGCATTTATGGCTGAACCTGCCATTGTTGGTGTAAGTGCCGAAGTTAGCAAAAAAGCGAAAGCATATTTAACTGTAGATAGCGCCTATTTTGAGCTAGATGCAGAGGTATTAGTTGAGCAGTCACGTGTACGTATACGGACGCTTTTCTATAGTAGTAATCGAGAAACAGTGACGGTAGTACGCCGTCGTTTTGGAGGAATCAGTGAGCGAGTTTCTGACCGTTCGACTGAGTAG
- the nudE gene encoding ADP compounds hydrolase NudE, which translates to MTKRTKPEILAQQTVAQSKLFSIESLDLRFSNGEERTYERMKPSGRNAVMMVPITEQGDILLVREYAAGTERYELGFPKGLIDPGEQPNQAAVRELKEEIGFGANKLTPLKEVILAPSYFSSKMTLFIAEELYPEKLEGDEPEPLDIVRWPLAQAEELLTHLDFCEARSITALLLALRVLNNN; encoded by the coding sequence ATGACAAAAAGGACCAAGCCAGAAATTTTGGCTCAACAAACTGTCGCTCAATCAAAACTATTCTCTATCGAGTCTCTCGATTTACGCTTTTCAAACGGTGAAGAGCGCACTTACGAACGCATGAAGCCCAGCGGTCGCAACGCAGTAATGATGGTTCCGATTACTGAACAAGGCGATATTCTGTTAGTGCGTGAATACGCAGCAGGCACAGAGCGCTATGAACTCGGCTTCCCAAAAGGGCTAATTGATCCAGGTGAGCAGCCCAATCAAGCCGCCGTTCGTGAACTAAAAGAAGAAATTGGCTTTGGTGCCAACAAGCTTACTCCTCTAAAAGAAGTAATCCTTGCACCCTCTTATTTCTCTAGCAAAATGACGCTGTTTATCGCAGAAGAACTCTACCCAGAAAAACTAGAAGGTGATGAGCCAGAGCCACTAGACATTGTGCGCTGGCCACTTGCTCAAGCCGAAGAACTGTTAACGCATCTCGACTTCTGTGAGGCTCGCAGTATTACAGCCCTACTATTAGCCCTTCGTGTATTAAACAATAATTAG
- a CDS encoding type II secretion system protein N — translation MKRGLSFKYGLLFSVIFIVFFSVSLLLHLPAAFALKHAPVVRGLSIEGVEGTVWQGRANNIAWQRVNYGSVQWDFQFSKLFQAKAELAVRFGRNSDMNLSGKGRVGYSMSGAYAENLVASMPARNVMKYAPAIPVPVSIAGQVELTIKHAVHVQPWCQSGEGTLAWSGAAVDSPVGSLDLGPVIADITCEDNTIAAKGIQKSEQVDSEFSASVTPNQRYTSAAWFKPGAEFPPAMQSQLKWLGNPDSQGKYQFTYQGRF, via the coding sequence GTGAAACGCGGTTTATCTTTCAAATATGGCCTGTTATTCAGCGTCATTTTTATCGTTTTTTTCTCGGTAAGCTTGTTGCTGCATTTGCCTGCCGCTTTTGCTCTCAAGCATGCGCCCGTTGTGCGTGGTTTAAGCATCGAAGGCGTTGAGGGCACCGTTTGGCAAGGTCGCGCTAACAATATTGCGTGGCAGCGTGTCAATTACGGCTCAGTGCAGTGGGACTTCCAGTTCTCTAAACTATTCCAAGCCAAAGCCGAGCTTGCGGTTCGCTTTGGTCGTAACAGCGATATGAACTTATCCGGTAAAGGTCGTGTTGGATATAGCATGAGCGGTGCTTACGCGGAAAATTTAGTCGCATCCATGCCAGCAAGAAACGTGATGAAATATGCACCGGCTATCCCAGTACCTGTTTCTATTGCAGGACAAGTTGAACTGACGATCAAACATGCGGTTCATGTTCAGCCTTGGTGCCAATCGGGCGAAGGTACGCTTGCTTGGTCTGGTGCAGCAGTCGACTCTCCTGTGGGCTCGTTAGACCTTGGTCCTGTGATTGCGGACATAACCTGTGAAGACAACACAATTGCAGCCAAAGGCATTCAGAAGAGCGAGCAAGTGGACAGTGAGTTCTCGGCGAGCGTAACGCCAAATCAACGCTACACATCAGCGGCGTGGTTTAAACCGGGTGCTGAGTTCCCTCCCGCGATGCAGAGCCAGCTTAAGTGGTTGGGCAATCCTGATAGCCAGGGTAAATACCAATTTACTTATCAAGGCCGCTTTTAG
- the gspJ gene encoding type II secretion system minor pseudopilin GspJ yields the protein MLLNKSMSANKRTPRKQGLSSKGRGFTLIEVLVSIAIFATLSMAAYQVVNQVQRSNEISIERSARLNQLQRSLVILDNDFRQMAVRQFRTNGEEASSKLILMKEYLLDSDSVGIMFTRLGWHNPQQQFPRGEVTKVGYRIKEETLERVWWRYPDTPAGQEGVITPLLDDVESFEIEFYDGSRWGKEWQTDKSLPKAVRLKLTLKDYGEIERVYLTPGGTLDQADGSSSNDSSGSSEGNNDSSN from the coding sequence ATGTTGTTAAATAAGAGCATGTCGGCAAATAAGCGTACGCCGCGTAAACAAGGTCTATCTTCCAAAGGGAGAGGCTTTACCTTAATTGAAGTCTTGGTCTCGATCGCTATCTTTGCCACGTTAAGTATGGCGGCTTATCAGGTGGTTAATCAGGTGCAGCGAAGTAACGAGATCTCGATTGAGCGCAGTGCTCGTTTGAACCAACTGCAACGCAGTTTAGTCATTTTAGATAATGATTTTCGCCAGATGGCGGTGCGACAATTTCGTACCAATGGTGAAGAAGCATCATCTAAGCTGATCTTAATGAAAGAGTATTTACTGGATTCCGACAGTGTTGGCATCATGTTTACTCGCCTAGGTTGGCACAACCCGCAGCAGCAGTTTCCTCGCGGAGAAGTAACGAAAGTTGGCTACCGCATCAAAGAAGAAACACTTGAGCGTGTATGGTGGCGTTACCCCGATACGCCTGCAGGCCAAGAAGGTGTGATTACCCCTCTGCTTGATGATGTTGAAAGCTTTGAAATCGAGTTTTATGACGGAAGCCGCTGGGGGAAAGAGTGGCAAACCGATAAGTCCCTGCCGAAAGCGGTAAGGCTCAAGCTAACCTTGAAAGATTATGGTGAGATAGAGCGTGTTTATCTCACTCCAGGTGGCACCCTAGATCAGGCCGATGGTTCTTCAAGTAATGACTCTTCAGGTAGTAGTGAGGGGAATAATGACTCGTCGAACTAA
- a CDS encoding type II secretion system protein M: MRNMIEPLQAWWTSISQREQRLVVGCSVLLVLGVVYWGLLQPLSQRAELAQSRIQSEKQLLAWVTDKANQVVELRGSGGISASQPLNQSVPASMRRFNIELIRVQPRGEMLQVWIKPVPFNKFVDWLTYLKEKQGVEVEFMDIDRSDSPGVIEINRLQFKRG; this comes from the coding sequence ATGAGAAATATGATTGAACCACTCCAAGCGTGGTGGACTTCAATAAGTCAAAGAGAGCAGCGATTAGTTGTTGGTTGCTCAGTTTTATTGGTGTTGGGTGTCGTTTATTGGGGGTTATTACAGCCACTCAGTCAGCGAGCTGAACTGGCACAAAGTCGTATTCAAAGTGAGAAGCAGCTTCTGGCTTGGGTAACGGACAAAGCGAATCAAGTGGTTGAGCTACGAGGCAGTGGTGGCATCAGTGCCAGCCAGCCTTTAAACCAATCTGTGCCTGCTTCTATGCGCCGTTTTAATATCGAGCTGATACGCGTGCAACCACGTGGTGAGATGCTGCAAGTATGGATTAAGCCTGTGCCATTTAATAAGTTCGTTGACTGGCTGACATACCTGAAAGAAAAGCAGGGTGTTGAGGTTGAGTTTATGGATATTGATCGCTCTGATAGCCCTGGGGTTATTGAGATCAACCGACTACAGTTTAAACGAGGTTAA
- the cysQ gene encoding 3'(2'),5'-bisphosphate nucleotidase CysQ, with translation MPITKDLSHLLPSIIEIARSAGQLILEIYEKKDYEEFTKSDDTPVTSADLAAHKLILKKLSELTPDIPVLSEEDADISLEQRSQWDRYWLVDPLDGTQEFIARSGDFATIIALIEHNKPVMGVVYAPVSGVSYYAYSGKGAWKIPDLNDSVKIKTHRHELPNQSIAMAISRRQDINRITNRMSSDWNYDLVPLGSAALKACLVAEGAVDCYLRIGPTGEWDTAATQCIVEEAGGRILSTQLEPLSYNERETLENPNFIVLGDADLPWSEILQSKD, from the coding sequence ATGCCAATAACAAAAGATTTGTCTCACCTCCTACCCTCTATCATTGAGATTGCTCGCTCTGCAGGCCAACTCATCTTAGAGATTTACGAGAAAAAGGATTACGAAGAGTTCACTAAGAGTGATGACACTCCAGTAACCAGTGCCGATCTTGCAGCACATAAGCTGATATTAAAAAAACTCAGTGAATTGACGCCTGATATTCCCGTATTATCCGAAGAAGACGCCGACATCAGCCTAGAGCAACGCTCTCAATGGGATCGCTACTGGTTGGTTGACCCACTCGATGGCACGCAAGAGTTCATCGCAAGAAGTGGCGACTTTGCAACAATCATCGCCTTAATTGAGCATAACAAGCCGGTAATGGGCGTCGTGTACGCGCCTGTTTCAGGTGTGAGCTATTACGCTTACAGTGGCAAAGGCGCTTGGAAGATCCCAGACCTCAATGACAGTGTAAAAATCAAAACGCATCGTCACGAGCTACCAAACCAGTCGATCGCGATGGCAATCAGCCGTCGCCAAGACATCAATCGCATCACTAACCGTATGAGCTCTGATTGGAACTACGACTTGGTTCCTCTAGGTTCAGCAGCGCTTAAAGCATGTTTAGTCGCAGAAGGTGCTGTGGACTGTTATCTACGTATTGGACCAACCGGAGAGTGGGATACCGCAGCAACGCAATGTATTGTTGAAGAAGCGGGAGGACGAATCCTAAGCACTCAACTCGAGCCGCTTTCTTATAACGAACGTGAGACACTAGAAAACCCGAATTTCATTGTTCTTGGTGATGCAGACTTACCTTGGTCAGAGATACTTCAGAGTAAAGATTAG
- the gspI gene encoding type II secretion system minor pseudopilin GspI, whose amino-acid sequence MKKNNRSPYRSRCMLLGSRGMTLLEVLVALAIFATAAISVIRAVTQHINTLSYLEEKTFAAMVVDNQMALVMLHPDKLKKAQGTQELAGREWFWKVTPIDTSGDSLKAFDVSAATSKKSSPVVTVRSYVVK is encoded by the coding sequence ATGAAGAAGAATAACCGTTCTCCTTATCGTTCTCGCTGTATGCTTCTTGGTTCTCGAGGAATGACTCTGCTTGAAGTATTAGTTGCGCTGGCTATTTTTGCGACGGCGGCGATCAGTGTGATTCGTGCTGTTACTCAGCACATCAATACACTCAGTTATCTCGAAGAAAAGACCTTCGCGGCGATGGTCGTTGATAATCAGATGGCCTTAGTCATGCTGCATCCTGATAAGCTAAAAAAAGCGCAGGGCACGCAAGAGTTGGCAGGAAGAGAGTGGTTCTGGAAGGTAACTCCAATCGATACCAGCGGAGACTCGTTAAAGGCATTTGATGTGAGCGCGGCAACCAGTAAAAAATCTTCTCCAGTAGTGACGGTGCGCAGCTATGTTGTTAAATAA